A window from Mixophyes fleayi isolate aMixFle1 chromosome 12, aMixFle1.hap1, whole genome shotgun sequence encodes these proteins:
- the EIF3F gene encoding eukaryotic translation initiation factor 3 subunit F, protein MAAPASSSSSVTLHGPVVKVHPVVLASIVDSYERRNEGAARVIGTLLGTVDKHSVDVTNCFSVPHNESEDEVAVDMEFAKNMYELHKKVSSTEQILGWYATGNDITEHSVLIHEYYSREATNPIHMTVDTSLQGGRMNIKAYISTPMGIPGKTMGVMFTPLTVQYIYYDTERIGVDLITKTCFNPNRSIGLTSDLQQVGSAANSTLDSLNTVLQYAEDVLSGKVSADNTVGRFLMDLVNKVPKIDPEDFEAMLNSNINDLLMVTYLANLTQAQIALNEKLLNL, encoded by the exons ATGGCAGCTCCGGCTTCATCCAGCAGCTCGGTGACTCTGCACGGCCCCGTGGTCAAGGTTCACCCCGTGGTTCTGGCCTCCATCGTGGACAGCTATGAGCGGAGGAACGAGGGCGCCGCCCGTGTGATCGGGACTCTGCTGG gAACGGTCGACAAACACTCTGTAGACGTCACCAACTGCTTCTCTGTCCCCCACAACGAGTCGGAGGATGAG GTGGCCGTGGACATGGAATTTGCCAAGAATATGTACGAGCTACACAAGAAGGTGTCCTCGACGGAACAGATCCTGGGCTG GTATGCCACAGGGAATGACATCACAGAGCACTCCGTACTGATCCATGAGTATTACAGCCGTGAAGCCACAAACCCCATTCATATGACCGTGGACACCAGTCTGCAAGGGGGCCGCATGAATATCAAAGCGTATATCAG CACCCCGATGGGCATCCCCGGGAAAACCATGGGAGTGATGTTCACTCCGCTCACCGTACAGTACATTTATTACGACACCGAGCGGATTGGAG TCGACTTAATTACAAAAACCTGCTTCAACCCCAATCGCTCCATCGGGTTGACCAGTGACCTTCAACAAGTGGGATCTGCTGCCAATTCCACCCTGGATTCTCTGAACACAGTGCTACAATACGCAGAGGATGTTCTG TCCGGTAAAGTCTCCGCAGACAATACCGTGGGCCGTTTCCTAATGGATCTGGTGAACAAAGTGCCCAAGATAGACCCAGAGGACTTTGAGGCCATGCTGAATAGTAATATTAAT gaTCTGCTGATGGTCACTTACTTGGCCAACCTGACCCAGGCTCAGATAGCTCTCAACGAGAAGCTGCTCAATCTGTGA